A stretch of the Serratia marcescens genome encodes the following:
- a CDS encoding co-chaperone YbbN: protein MLAQAVVDINETNLHQTLEQSMSIPVLFYFWSERSQHCLQLTPVLDKLAAEYAGQFILAKVDCDAEQMIASQFGLRSIPTVYLFKDGQPVDGFQGPQPEEAIRDLLQRFLPKEEDLKLAQAQELLAAGNAAEALPLLKDAWQSSQQRSDIGLTLAETQIALSRSEDAEAVLATIPLQDRDTRYQGLVAQIELLKQAADTPEIQQLQQQVQQQPGNVELAVQLALQLHQVGRNEEALELLMGHLKKDLAAANGNARKTLMDILAALGTGDALAAKYRRQLYSLLY from the coding sequence ATGCTAGCTCAAGCTGTTGTTGATATTAACGAAACTAACCTGCACCAGACGCTGGAACAATCGATGTCCATTCCGGTGCTGTTCTACTTCTGGTCCGAGCGCAGCCAACACTGCCTGCAGCTCACGCCGGTGCTGGACAAGCTGGCGGCGGAATACGCCGGTCAGTTCATTCTGGCCAAGGTGGACTGCGACGCCGAACAAATGATCGCCTCCCAGTTCGGGCTGCGCTCCATTCCGACGGTCTACCTGTTCAAAGACGGCCAGCCGGTCGACGGCTTCCAGGGCCCGCAGCCGGAAGAAGCGATCCGCGACTTGCTGCAGCGTTTCCTGCCGAAGGAAGAAGATCTGAAACTGGCGCAGGCGCAGGAACTGCTGGCCGCCGGCAACGCCGCCGAAGCGCTGCCGCTGCTGAAAGACGCCTGGCAGAGCAGCCAACAGCGCAGCGACATCGGCCTGACCCTGGCCGAAACTCAGATCGCGCTCAGCCGCAGCGAAGACGCCGAAGCGGTGCTGGCGACCATCCCGCTGCAGGATCGCGATACCCGCTATCAGGGCCTGGTGGCGCAGATTGAACTGTTGAAGCAGGCGGCGGACACGCCGGAAATCCAACAGCTGCAACAGCAGGTGCAGCAGCAACCGGGCAACGTCGAGCTGGCAGTACAGCTGGCGCTGCAGCTGCATCAGGTCGGGCGTAACGAAGAAGCGCTGGAACTGCTGATGGGGCATCTGAAGAAAGATCTGGCCGCCGCCAACGGCAACGCGCGCAAGACCCTGAT
- a CDS encoding SDR family oxidoreductase: MQKAVLITGCSSGIGLIAAQDLRNRGYRVLAACRKPEDVENMRQLGLEGIELDLDDSASVERAAAEVIALTDGRLYGLFNNGGFGVYGPLSRISRSQLERQFATNLFGTHQLTQLLLPAMLPHGEGRIIQTSSVMGLVSSAGRGAYAASKFALEAWSDALRMELHGSGIQVSLIEPGPISTHFSQNVNQAQSDKPVHNPGIAKRLTLPPEAILPKLRHALESPRAKLRYPVTLLAHAMSVLRRILPGRCLDWLLRSNA, encoded by the coding sequence ATGCAAAAAGCGGTATTGATAACCGGCTGCTCCAGCGGGATTGGACTGATTGCGGCGCAGGATCTGCGCAACCGCGGCTACCGGGTGTTGGCCGCCTGCCGCAAGCCGGAGGACGTGGAAAACATGCGCCAGCTCGGGCTGGAAGGCATCGAGCTGGATCTGGACGACAGCGCCAGCGTCGAGCGCGCCGCCGCCGAGGTGATCGCGCTGACCGACGGTCGCCTGTACGGCCTGTTCAACAACGGCGGTTTCGGCGTTTACGGCCCGCTCAGCCGCATTTCGCGCAGCCAGCTGGAGCGGCAGTTCGCCACCAACCTGTTCGGCACCCACCAGCTGACCCAGCTGCTGTTGCCGGCAATGTTGCCGCACGGCGAAGGGCGCATTATCCAGACCAGTTCGGTGATGGGGCTGGTCTCTAGCGCCGGGCGCGGCGCCTACGCCGCCAGCAAGTTCGCGCTGGAGGCCTGGTCGGACGCGCTGCGCATGGAGCTGCACGGCAGCGGCATTCAGGTCAGCCTGATCGAACCGGGGCCGATTTCCACTCACTTTAGCCAGAACGTCAACCAGGCGCAGAGCGACAAGCCGGTGCACAACCCCGGCATCGCCAAACGCCTGACGCTGCCGCCGGAGGCCATTCTGCCCAAACTGCGCCACGCGCTGGAAAGCCCGCGCGCCAAACTGCGCTACCCGGTGACCCTGCTGGCGCACGCCATGAGCGTGCTGCGCCGTATTCTGCCGGGCCGCTGTCTGGATTGGCTGCTGCGCAGCAACGCTTAA